From Crassaminicella indica, one genomic window encodes:
- the mraZ gene encoding division/cell wall cluster transcriptional repressor MraZ codes for MFIGEYFHTLDTKGRVIIPSKFRDDLGETFIVTKGLDHCLFVYPQEEWKSLENKLKKLPLTSKDARAFVRFFFSGATECELDKQGRITIPTNLRKHAKLDKDIVTIGVSNRVEIWSKEQWELYNETADLSYDDIAEKMVELGI; via the coding sequence GTGTTTATAGGAGAATATTTTCATACACTTGATACAAAAGGAAGAGTGATTATACCTTCTAAATTTCGAGATGATTTAGGAGAAACTTTTATTGTAACAAAAGGCCTTGATCACTGCTTGTTTGTATATCCCCAAGAAGAATGGAAAAGCCTTGAAAACAAATTAAAAAAATTACCTTTGACAAGTAAAGATGCAAGGGCTTTTGTAAGATTCTTTTTTTCAGGTGCAACAGAATGTGAATTAGATAAACAAGGTAGAATTACTATTCCAACTAATTTAAGAAAACATGCGAAGCTTGATAAAGATATTGTCACAATAGGGGTATCTAATAGAGTTGAAATTTGGAGCAAAGAGCAGTGGGAGCTTTATAATGAAACTGCTGATTTAAGTTATGATGATATTGCTGAAAAAATGGTTGAGTTAGGGATCTAA
- a CDS encoding stage V sporulation protein D: MTTPTIANKKRLIFLLFLVSFLLFLLIFRIGWIQIIKGEQYRQLAHIQQTRDIPIPAKRGTIYDRKGKELAISASTNTVWARPAEVKSAKTPDESAKKVEQTAKKLAEILEMDEKALKETLSQNKGLVKVKKWIDKDKADAIRKEKLDGIWIAEDNRRYYPFGNFAAHIIGHTTTDNQGLSGIELEYNKYLSGLPGRWIKNTDAAGRQLHYGTEKYYEAENGLNVVLTIDEVIQHFTEKAMDDALVRTKGKRIFAIVMEPKTGDVLAMAAKPDYDPNNPRIPIDESRKREYELADSKGKQKIWNSMWRNPLVSDTYEPGSTFKLITAAAGLEEGVVTPDSPFYCKGYIMVAGQRLRCWRYYRPHGSETFTQALQASCNPAFVEVGQRLGVEKLYEYIDAFGFTKPTGIDLPGESSAIIQNKKYVGPVELGTISFGQGISVTPLQLATAISAIANDGKLMQPRIVKELVDDSGNVIQRYEPKMIRQVLSEKTARELRLMMESVVTEGSGKYAYIPGYRVGGKTGTAQKVINGKYANGKVYASFVGIAPVNDPKLAVLVVVDEPQGVHYGGTNAGPVVHDIIRDTLRYLDVEPNFNEEEAKEYAQKEVAIPEVRNLSLKEATKVLEKYKLKYKTEPIDVENPDSIIIDMFPKPGAKVPESSMIILYLKKENTN, from the coding sequence TTGACAACACCTACTATTGCAAATAAAAAAAGATTGATTTTTCTGTTGTTTTTAGTAAGCTTTTTATTATTTTTACTCATATTTAGAATTGGATGGATTCAGATTATAAAGGGAGAACAATACAGGCAGCTTGCTCATATTCAACAAACAAGGGATATTCCAATTCCAGCTAAAAGAGGAACAATCTATGATAGAAAAGGAAAGGAATTGGCTATTAGTGCAAGTACTAATACTGTTTGGGCAAGACCAGCAGAAGTAAAGAGTGCTAAGACTCCTGATGAGTCAGCTAAAAAGGTTGAGCAAACTGCTAAAAAGCTTGCTGAGATACTTGAAATGGATGAAAAAGCATTAAAAGAGACTTTATCTCAAAATAAAGGGTTAGTCAAAGTGAAAAAGTGGATAGATAAAGATAAGGCAGATGCTATTCGAAAAGAAAAATTAGATGGTATATGGATTGCAGAAGATAATAGAAGATATTATCCATTTGGAAATTTTGCTGCACATATTATAGGACATACTACAACTGATAATCAAGGACTTAGTGGTATTGAGCTTGAATATAATAAGTATTTGAGTGGATTACCTGGAAGGTGGATTAAGAATACAGATGCTGCAGGAAGACAGTTGCATTATGGAACTGAAAAGTATTATGAAGCAGAAAATGGATTAAATGTTGTACTTACTATTGACGAGGTTATACAACATTTTACAGAAAAAGCAATGGATGATGCATTGGTAAGAACAAAAGGCAAGAGAATTTTTGCCATTGTTATGGAGCCAAAAACAGGAGATGTTTTGGCTATGGCAGCAAAACCTGATTATGATCCGAACAACCCTAGAATACCTATAGATGAAAGTAGAAAAAGAGAGTATGAATTAGCAGATAGTAAAGGAAAGCAAAAAATATGGAATAGTATGTGGAGAAATCCATTAGTGAGTGATACTTATGAGCCGGGATCTACATTTAAATTGATTACAGCTGCTGCAGGATTAGAAGAAGGTGTTGTAACACCTGATTCGCCATTTTATTGCAAAGGGTATATTATGGTAGCTGGACAACGGTTAAGGTGTTGGAGGTATTACAGACCTCATGGCTCTGAAACTTTTACACAAGCACTACAAGCTTCTTGCAACCCTGCGTTTGTTGAAGTAGGTCAAAGACTAGGAGTTGAAAAGCTATATGAATATATTGATGCTTTTGGTTTTACAAAGCCAACAGGAATAGATTTGCCTGGAGAATCAAGTGCTATAATTCAAAACAAAAAATATGTAGGACCTGTAGAACTAGGAACTATATCCTTTGGGCAGGGGATTTCTGTTACACCTTTACAGCTTGCTACAGCTATATCTGCTATTGCCAATGATGGTAAATTGATGCAACCAAGAATTGTTAAAGAATTAGTAGATGATTCAGGAAATGTAATACAAAGATATGAGCCTAAAATGATTCGACAAGTATTATCAGAAAAAACAGCAAGAGAACTTAGGCTTATGATGGAGAGTGTTGTAACAGAGGGATCAGGGAAATATGCATATATTCCTGGGTATAGAGTAGGTGGAAAAACAGGTACTGCTCAAAAGGTTATAAATGGTAAATATGCAAATGGAAAGGTATATGCTTCCTTTGTTGGTATAGCACCTGTTAATGATCCAAAGCTTGCAGTTTTAGTAGTTGTAGATGAGCCTCAAGGAGTTCACTATGGCGGTACAAATGCAGGACCTGTTGTTCATGATATTATAAGAGATACATTAAGATATCTAGATGTAGAGCCAAATTTCAATGAAGAGGAAGCGAAGGAATATGCTCAAAAGGAGGTAGCTATTCCAGAGGTTAGAAATCTGTCGTTAAAAGAAGCAACTAAGGTTTTAGAAAAATATAAACTGAAATATAAAACAGAGCCGATTGATGTTGAAAATCCTGATAGCATTATTATTGATATGTTTCCTAAGCCAGGAGCTAAGGTGCCAGAAAGCTCTATGATTATTTTATATTTAAAAAAAGAAAATACAAATTAG
- the rsmH gene encoding 16S rRNA (cytosine(1402)-N(4))-methyltransferase RsmH, with the protein MNFKHISVLLEETIENLDIKPHGIYVDGTLGGGGHASKICESLEKDGLLVGIDQDQDALDAAKKRLEKYTNQKIFVHSNFSNIKNVLESLNIDGIDGIILDLGVSSYQLDEGSRGFSYMQDAPLDMRMDRRNDFCAKDVVNGYTEDELTRIIKEYGEERWAKRIAHFIVNERKKKTIETTKELVEIIKSAIPAAARRDGPHPAKRTFQAIRIEVNNELGIIEQTIRDVSEKLNSGGRICIITFHSLEDRIVKNTFKDLSTACKCPPELPICQCGGKAVLKRITKKPILPSDLEIEMNPRSRSAKLRVAQKV; encoded by the coding sequence TTGAATTTTAAACATATTTCAGTATTATTAGAAGAAACAATTGAAAATCTTGATATAAAACCACATGGAATTTATGTAGATGGAACACTAGGCGGTGGTGGACATGCGTCTAAAATATGTGAAAGTTTAGAAAAAGATGGATTGCTTGTTGGAATAGATCAAGATCAAGATGCATTAGATGCAGCAAAGAAGAGATTGGAAAAATATACAAATCAAAAGATTTTTGTACATAGTAATTTTTCAAATATAAAAAATGTATTAGAATCATTAAATATTGATGGCATTGATGGTATAATTCTTGACTTAGGTGTATCTTCATATCAATTGGATGAAGGGAGTAGAGGTTTTTCATATATGCAAGATGCACCATTAGATATGAGAATGGACAGAAGAAATGATTTTTGTGCAAAAGATGTAGTAAACGGTTATACGGAAGATGAATTGACAAGAATAATCAAGGAGTACGGAGAAGAGAGATGGGCAAAGAGAATAGCTCATTTTATTGTGAACGAAAGAAAGAAAAAAACTATTGAAACCACAAAAGAATTAGTTGAGATCATTAAAAGTGCTATTCCAGCTGCTGCAAGACGTGATGGACCACATCCAGCAAAGAGGACTTTTCAGGCGATAAGGATAGAAGTAAATAATGAATTAGGGATTATTGAGCAAACTATTCGAGATGTTTCAGAAAAGTTAAATTCGGGTGGAAGAATTTGTATTATTACATTCCATTCTTTAGAGGATAGAATTGTTAAAAATACTTTTAAAGATTTGAGTACTGCTTGTAAATGTCCACCGGAATTGCCAATATGTCAGTGTGGAGGAAAAGCAGTTCTAAAGAGAATAACGAAAAAACCTATATTACCATCAGATTTAGAAATAGAGATGAACCCACGGTCTAGAAGTGCTAAGTTAAGAGTAGCACAAAAGGTTTAA
- the yfmH gene encoding EF-P 5-aminopentanol modification-associated protein YfmH — translation MTVKTIESKSLKEKMILKELPNGLKIFFMPKEGYTKQYAIFATRYGSNDSEFIIPGENQATKVTDGIAHFLEHKLFEEPEGSIFDKFSELGSNVNAYTNFTSTCYLFSSTDRFYENLELLINFVQSPYFTDENVEKEKGIIGQEIRMYEDNPNWKVFFNGLKAMYHNYPVKIDIAGTVQSISKITKEDLYKCYNTFYDPSNMIVFIVGDIKQDKVFSIIERLQKKESKTEKDIERIYPEEPDTIVQNIIEEKLDVAIPLFNIAFKDIDNNLSPKELLQKDIATKIILDMLFGKSSDLYMSLYEEGLINDTFENEYTGEIDYGYSMLGGESKSPKKVLERVLAHIDKLKGTGLNEKDFERIKKKHIGQHISYYNSVEFIATTFVAYYFKGINIFDYVEALKNIEFEAVQKRFREHFNRERCVLSIISPKSFEQNE, via the coding sequence ATGACAGTAAAAACTATAGAAAGTAAATCATTAAAAGAAAAAATGATTTTAAAAGAATTGCCTAATGGTTTGAAAATATTTTTTATGCCTAAGGAAGGTTATACAAAGCAATATGCTATTTTTGCTACAAGATATGGATCTAATGATAGTGAGTTTATAATTCCTGGGGAAAACCAAGCTACGAAGGTAACTGATGGGATTGCACATTTTTTAGAGCATAAATTGTTTGAAGAACCAGAAGGAAGTATATTTGATAAATTTTCAGAATTAGGATCTAATGTAAATGCATATACAAATTTTACTTCAACTTGTTATTTGTTTTCATCTACAGATAGATTTTATGAAAATCTTGAGCTTTTGATAAATTTTGTACAGTCACCATATTTTACAGATGAAAATGTAGAAAAGGAAAAGGGTATTATAGGTCAAGAAATAAGAATGTATGAGGACAATCCTAACTGGAAAGTATTTTTTAATGGATTAAAGGCAATGTATCATAATTATCCAGTAAAAATTGATATTGCGGGAACAGTTCAAAGCATTAGTAAAATAACAAAAGAAGACCTTTACAAATGTTATAATACTTTTTATGATCCTTCGAATATGATTGTATTTATTGTTGGAGATATTAAACAGGATAAAGTCTTTTCTATTATTGAAAGGCTTCAGAAGAAAGAATCAAAAACAGAAAAAGACATTGAAAGAATTTATCCAGAAGAACCAGATACAATTGTTCAAAATATAATTGAAGAAAAATTAGATGTTGCTATTCCTCTTTTTAATATTGCTTTTAAAGATATTGACAATAATTTAAGTCCTAAAGAACTTTTACAAAAGGATATTGCTACGAAAATAATACTAGATATGTTATTTGGCAAGAGTTCAGATTTATATATGAGTCTTTATGAAGAAGGACTTATTAATGATACATTTGAAAATGAATATACAGGAGAAATAGATTATGGTTATTCTATGCTTGGTGGAGAGTCTAAGAGTCCTAAAAAAGTGTTAGAGAGAGTACTTGCTCATATAGACAAGTTAAAGGGCACAGGATTAAATGAAAAAGATTTTGAAAGAATTAAGAAAAAACATATCGGACAGCATATAAGCTATTATAATTCTGTAGAATTTATTGCTACTACTTTTGTTGCATATTATTTTAAAGGAATAAATATTTTTGATTATGTAGAAGCATTAAAAAATATTGAATTTGAAGCAGTGCAAAAAAGATTTAGAGAGCATTTTAACCGTGAAAGATGTGTACTATCTATTATTAGTCCAAAATCCTTTGAACAAAATGAGTAA
- the yfmF gene encoding EF-P 5-aminopentanol modification-associated protein YfmF — MLNRLKAIKIGENIKLHIIKTDKFKTNLVSVYLKRPLIKEEVTKNALLSMVLPRGTKNYTNSMAISKKLEELYGAFLGSDVAKKGERNIIQFRMQLINDQYVKDQNLLAKGMEILNEYINDPYIINGFFKKDYVDQEKENLIERIVGRKNDKMKYAYDRCIEEMCKDESFSLYQYGNIEDLKNITNQSLYEHYKNIIHTSPIDICVVGNFDENEIEELVSQKLKFKQEDVVSIGREKIEYIPESIKKIEEEMDIRQGKLNLGYRTNIPFESKRYYALLVYSNILGGGPNSKLFKNVREKESLCYYIFSRIEKFKSLMMIGSGIEFSNYDKAVSLIEKEINEMNHGSFSEEDIESAKNSIITSIRGMTDSPYMLADFYYSQAISDSDETLETMIENIRKVNKEQIIEAGENICLDTIYFLRNKREDR; from the coding sequence TTGCTAAATAGACTAAAAGCTATAAAAATTGGTGAAAATATAAAGCTACATATTATTAAGACAGATAAATTTAAAACTAATCTCGTAAGCGTATATTTGAAGAGACCACTAATAAAAGAGGAGGTTACCAAAAATGCGTTGTTATCAATGGTATTGCCTAGAGGAACAAAAAATTATACAAATTCAATGGCAATATCAAAAAAATTAGAAGAATTATATGGTGCCTTTTTAGGAAGTGATGTGGCTAAAAAAGGAGAAAGAAATATTATTCAGTTTAGAATGCAGCTTATTAATGATCAATATGTAAAGGATCAAAATTTATTGGCAAAAGGGATGGAAATACTTAATGAATATATAAATGATCCATATATAATTAATGGTTTCTTTAAAAAAGATTATGTAGACCAAGAAAAAGAAAATCTGATAGAACGCATAGTTGGACGCAAAAATGACAAAATGAAATATGCATATGATCGTTGTATTGAAGAAATGTGTAAGGATGAAAGTTTTTCATTGTATCAATATGGAAACATAGAGGATTTAAAGAATATAACAAATCAGTCATTATATGAGCATTATAAAAATATTATACATACTTCTCCGATTGATATTTGTGTAGTAGGAAATTTTGATGAAAATGAAATAGAAGAATTAGTGAGTCAAAAGCTAAAGTTCAAACAAGAAGATGTCGTATCAATAGGAAGGGAAAAAATAGAGTATATTCCTGAGAGTATCAAGAAAATAGAAGAGGAGATGGATATTCGGCAAGGAAAATTAAATCTTGGGTATAGAACTAATATTCCGTTTGAAAGTAAAAGATATTATGCTTTGTTGGTATATTCTAATATTTTAGGAGGAGGACCAAACTCAAAGCTTTTCAAGAATGTTAGGGAAAAAGAAAGTCTTTGCTATTATATATTCTCAAGAATAGAAAAATTCAAATCACTGATGATGATAGGATCAGGAATAGAATTTTCAAATTATGATAAAGCTGTATCCTTAATAGAAAAAGAAATCAATGAGATGAACCATGGAAGCTTCTCGGAAGAAGATATAGAGAGTGCTAAAAATTCTATTATCACATCTATTCGAGGAATGACAGATAGCCCTTATATGCTTGCAGATTTCTATTATTCACAGGCTATTAGTGATAGTGATGAGACACTAGAAACTATGATAGAAAATATTAGAAAAGTCAATAAAGAACAAATTATAGAAGCAGGAGAGAATATTTGCTTAGATACAATATACTTCCTGAGAAATAAAAGGGAGGATCGATAA
- a CDS encoding septum formation initiator family protein: MVVAQRKYSYVEEEIKQPQPKKSNKKKPKQKVKIKANHKVQMIFGIIMIGSLCIAILLGYARISELKYRIYGLNKEIHQLEIHIENLKVQVDGVKRSDLIEKKAREELGMQYPDKSQMVFIKLDGNNMVDGLNTEEKAQIDEAKNKKDLIDKIKGMLHTALSLLD; this comes from the coding sequence TTGGTAGTAGCACAAAGAAAATATAGCTATGTTGAAGAAGAAATAAAACAACCCCAGCCTAAAAAGAGCAATAAAAAGAAGCCAAAGCAAAAGGTTAAAATTAAAGCAAATCATAAAGTACAAATGATATTTGGTATTATAATGATAGGAAGCTTATGTATAGCTATTTTACTAGGATATGCTAGAATATCAGAGCTAAAGTACAGAATATATGGACTAAATAAAGAAATTCATCAGCTAGAGATACATATTGAAAATTTGAAAGTCCAAGTTGATGGAGTAAAGCGAAGTGACTTAATTGAAAAAAAGGCAAGAGAGGAATTAGGAATGCAGTATCCTGATAAATCTCAGATGGTTTTTATAAAGCTAGATGGCAATAATATGGTGGATGGTTTAAATACAGAAGAAAAAGCACAAATAGATGAAGCTAAAAATAAAAAAGATCTAATAGATAAGATAAAAGGGATGTTACATACAGCTCTTTCTTTATTAGACTAA
- a CDS encoding CbiX/SirB N-terminal domain-containing protein has product MKAIENLKVLFLSIVFSIFSICYLVSFGFLERLSVAILTIFFCIFIKNIKKVKLSYICTVLCGMIVGILLCNYVLFFFEYKEECKNEFIYKEENENTAVLLVYDGEPERYDLPILLKNMNRKYSLKENIFLPLRLYRYKRVYEKVGISRYNYISRSIGQKLSNHLDDGYDIYISYLNNKPYYEEVFYEKVLKQKYKKIIIVPVFLTESINYKNIVHKLEMDHLYNRKNILKFMNPLWNGEKIIKSIVQEACNEDGEKKEMGIILIGSMDIMVNKDIEPKAVNQQRLFMEKIKKGLIKNGFEERKIKFLRQNLNDSEINNILGELQQYGVGKILFIGIDDILDKIENQYKIEKSIEKIKRTEELDIKYMKGWGESDLVIEELEFRIRLLNVEKWN; this is encoded by the coding sequence GTGAAAGCAATAGAGAATTTGAAAGTGCTGTTTTTATCTATTGTATTTTCTATTTTTAGCATATGTTATTTAGTGTCCTTTGGATTTCTTGAAAGATTGTCTGTTGCTATTTTAACCATATTTTTTTGCATTTTTATTAAAAATATAAAAAAAGTAAAGCTTTCTTATATTTGTACGGTTCTATGTGGAATGATTGTAGGGATTTTATTATGCAATTATGTCTTGTTTTTTTTTGAATATAAAGAGGAATGTAAAAATGAATTCATCTATAAGGAGGAAAATGAAAATACAGCGGTATTATTAGTATATGATGGAGAACCTGAAAGATATGATCTTCCCATCCTTCTAAAGAACATGAATAGAAAGTATTCTTTAAAGGAGAACATATTTTTGCCTTTGCGATTGTATCGATACAAAAGGGTTTACGAAAAGGTAGGGATTAGCAGATATAATTATATAAGTAGAAGTATTGGACAAAAACTTTCTAATCATTTAGATGACGGCTATGATATTTATATTTCTTATTTAAACAATAAACCATATTATGAAGAGGTTTTTTATGAAAAGGTTCTAAAACAAAAATACAAAAAAATTATTATTGTTCCTGTATTTTTGACAGAGTCAATAAACTATAAAAATATTGTGCATAAGCTGGAAATGGATCACTTGTACAATAGAAAGAATATACTAAAATTTATGAATCCTCTTTGGAATGGTGAAAAAATTATAAAATCAATTGTGCAGGAAGCATGTAATGAAGACGGTGAAAAAAAAGAAATGGGCATTATTTTGATAGGTAGTATGGATATTATGGTTAATAAAGATATAGAGCCAAAAGCTGTGAATCAGCAAAGATTGTTTATGGAAAAAATAAAAAAAGGATTGATAAAAAATGGTTTTGAAGAAAGAAAAATAAAATTTTTAAGGCAGAATCTTAATGATTCAGAAATAAATAATATTTTAGGGGAGCTTCAGCAGTATGGAGTAGGAAAAATTTTATTCATAGGAATTGATGATATACTAGATAAAATAGAAAATCAGTATAAAATAGAAAAATCAATTGAAAAAATTAAGCGTACAGAGGAACTAGATATAAAGTATATGAAAGGCTGGGGAGAAAGTGATTTGGTTATAGAAGAATTGGAATTTAGGATTAGACTGCTGAATGTAGAAAAATGGAATTAA
- a CDS encoding UDP-N-acetylmuramoyl-L-alanyl-D-glutamate--2,6-diaminopimelate ligase: MKLKALIENLSVIDINGEVNIDVEGIAYDSRKVKKNYIFVCMVGMKTDGHKYIDQAIKGGAKVLIVQKDVAAIKGVTIIKVENSRKALSVISSNFYKNPTENMDIIGVTGTNGKTTITYLIRNILEKNGIHTGLIGTIAHKILDKEYKANNTTPESLELQKLFKEMKDLKVNTCAMEVSSHSLALDRVAGINFKIGVFTNLTRDHLDFHENIENYKNAKAKLFYQTTLANIINIDDPYGDEIAKEINVLDTKLITYGIKRKADIYAEDIRISPKGAEFTLITPTFKGSISIATPGMFSVYNALAAISVCYALGLSYEQIKNGIESVKGVPGRFEAVQDTKNHTIIVDYSHTPDALENALNTIKEFAERRIITVFGCGGDRDKTKRPMMGEIAGKLSDFCIITSDNPRSENPINIIKDIEVGIKKTYCKYKMIVDRKEAIKEAIKNCGEKDIILIAGKGHETYQIIGEKTIDFDDRKIAQEILREEI, encoded by the coding sequence ATGAAATTGAAAGCATTAATAGAAAATCTATCTGTAATTGATATAAATGGTGAAGTAAATATAGATGTAGAAGGGATTGCCTATGATTCTAGAAAGGTAAAGAAAAACTATATTTTTGTCTGTATGGTAGGCATGAAGACAGATGGACATAAATATATTGATCAAGCTATAAAGGGTGGGGCTAAGGTATTAATTGTACAAAAAGATGTTGCCGCTATAAAAGGGGTTACGATTATAAAAGTAGAGAATAGTAGAAAGGCATTATCGGTTATCTCATCAAATTTTTATAAAAATCCAACAGAAAATATGGATATAATAGGTGTTACGGGTACGAATGGAAAAACAACGATTACATACTTAATTAGAAATATTTTAGAAAAGAATGGAATACATACGGGGCTGATAGGAACGATAGCTCATAAAATTCTTGACAAAGAATATAAAGCGAATAATACTACTCCTGAATCTTTAGAACTGCAAAAGTTATTCAAAGAAATGAAAGACTTAAAAGTAAATACTTGTGCTATGGAAGTTTCTTCTCATTCTTTAGCATTAGATAGGGTAGCGGGAATTAACTTTAAAATAGGGGTGTTTACAAATTTAACAAGAGATCATTTAGATTTTCATGAAAATATTGAGAATTATAAAAATGCAAAGGCAAAGCTTTTTTATCAAACTACGCTTGCAAATATCATCAATATTGATGATCCTTATGGAGATGAGATTGCTAAGGAAATCAATGTTTTAGATACAAAACTTATCACATATGGGATTAAAAGAAAAGCAGATATTTATGCTGAAGATATTCGTATTTCCCCTAAGGGAGCAGAGTTTACATTAATTACACCAACCTTTAAAGGAAGTATAAGCATTGCAACTCCAGGAATGTTTTCGGTATATAATGCATTAGCTGCTATATCAGTTTGTTATGCTTTAGGACTTAGTTATGAGCAAATTAAAAATGGAATTGAATCTGTAAAGGGTGTACCAGGACGTTTTGAAGCTGTACAAGATACAAAGAATCATACAATTATTGTAGATTATTCACATACACCAGATGCATTAGAAAATGCTTTAAATACAATAAAAGAGTTTGCAGAGAGAAGAATCATTACTGTATTTGGTTGTGGAGGCGACAGAGATAAAACTAAAAGACCAATGATGGGTGAAATTGCTGGAAAACTTTCAGATTTTTGTATTATTACTAGTGATAATCCAAGATCAGAAAATCCTATAAATATTATAAAAGATATAGAAGTAGGCATAAAAAAAACATATTGTAAATATAAAATGATAGTAGATAGAAAAGAAGCAATAAAAGAGGCTATAAAAAACTGTGGGGAAAAAGATATTATTTTAATTGCAGGAAAGGGTCATGAAACTTATCAGATTATTGGAGAGAAAACAATCGATTTTGATGATAGAAAAATAGCTCAGGAAATACTGAGGGAGGAAATATAA
- the lgt gene encoding prolipoprotein diacylglyceryl transferase, with protein MDPIAFRLFGLEIRWYGILIAIGMGLGTILAIKRAKKQGIEEDKVLDLLLFAIPAAIIGARTYYVIFNFKSYGGDLFSMINIRQGGLAIHGGVIGGVLVGYLFCKKNRISFRKMADICAPSIILGQAIGRWGNFINKEAYGRPTDLPWAIVVDGVKVHPTFLYESIWNFMVFLFLLWYDKKKKFDGELFLIYAVLYSTARFFIEGLRIDSLMLGTFRVAQLVSISVILLAGILIIRGRKKA; from the coding sequence TTGGATCCGATAGCATTTAGATTGTTTGGACTAGAAATAAGATGGTATGGAATACTTATTGCAATAGGAATGGGATTAGGAACGATACTTGCAATTAAGAGGGCGAAAAAACAAGGCATAGAAGAAGATAAGGTGCTGGATTTATTATTGTTTGCTATACCTGCTGCAATTATTGGAGCAAGAACTTACTATGTTATTTTTAATTTTAAATCCTATGGGGGCGATTTATTTAGCATGATAAATATTCGACAAGGCGGGTTAGCAATACATGGAGGTGTTATAGGAGGCGTTTTAGTAGGATATTTGTTTTGCAAAAAGAATAGGATTTCATTTAGAAAAATGGCAGATATATGTGCTCCAAGTATTATTTTAGGACAAGCGATTGGAAGATGGGGAAATTTTATTAATAAAGAAGCTTATGGAAGACCTACAGACCTACCGTGGGCAATTGTAGTAGATGGTGTGAAAGTGCATCCGACTTTTCTTTATGAATCTATTTGGAATTTTATGGTGTTTTTATTTTTGTTGTGGTATGATAAAAAGAAAAAATTTGATGGAGAGTTATTTTTAATTTATGCAGTTCTTTATTCTACAGCAAGATTCTTTATTGAAGGACTAAGAATAGATAGTTTAATGCTTGGGACATTTAGAGTAGCACAATTAGTAAGTATAAGTGTTATTTTGTTAGCGGGTATTCTTATAATTCGTGGTAGAAAAAAGGCGTAA
- a CDS encoding aspartyl-phosphate phosphatase Spo0E family protein has translation MLKHDIEKVRSKLHDLIKFECSYEEIYSVSIELDKLIIAFYKNKNQSIIM, from the coding sequence ATGTTAAAGCATGATATAGAAAAGGTACGAAGCAAATTACATGACCTTATTAAATTTGAATGCAGTTATGAGGAAATTTATAGTGTGAGTATTGAGTTAGACAAGCTTATTATTGCATTTTATAAAAATAAAAATCAATCTATAATAATGTAA